A stretch of Henckelia pumila isolate YLH828 chromosome 4, ASM3356847v2, whole genome shotgun sequence DNA encodes these proteins:
- the LOC140861343 gene encoding zinc finger BED domain-containing protein RICESLEEPER 2-like: MSNPNTLSAQESSTTPVVGGAQPSTNDANETSKSKDVIELENNEDGEDGDDGPYGPKKRKRTSTVWTNFKEIVLPDGSLKVECIYCKRQMSYSKAGPTSHLLRHGKGCLQKKLSEKGQKNLSIVTTISETESISAVHNFKYDQAKIREIVSHMIIVHELPFAFAEYELFNLLMKNASPHYQKISRATTKKDVISSYEIEKKKLLAELKDVNRVSVTTDLWRSDQKISYMVVTCHYVDSSWNLQKRNLNFCEVPPPHTGIVVCDVLHKCLVEWGLENKVWTVTVDNAAYNDVAVRMLKENLSYKNSLPLGGKLFHVRCCAHILNLLVQDGLSEIQNIISNVRESVKHISASESRINIFSDIAKQLQLSSKKLVMDCCTRWNATYCMLSTALEFKDIFPRYQQRDASYNSLPSEDDWEKVRVVCSFLEEFNEVTHIISGSKYPTSNLFLPELYNIKKLLNEKNVGEGSFMNDMRNKMKRKFDKYWGECNLLISIAAVLDPRNKMKLIEWCFPEIYSEVDAIENIITVRETLRSLYSEYVEAHKTNITENDVSSGTQKEISSGLSIVSGKGKGKVRTQFANYIKNVDSVEQVKSELEVYFEEGVVFCEDDDEFDALSWWKLNNLKFRILSRMACEVLSIPVTSVASESAFSAGGRVIDTYRANLGVETVQMLLCAEDWLRARYQIKRKEKENSGLKEIHFT; the protein is encoded by the exons ATGTCAAATCCAAACACATTATCTGCTCAAGAATCTAGCACAACTCCAGTGGTGGGAGGAGCTCAACCAAGTACAAATGATGCCAATGAAACTTCCAAAAGCAAGGATGTGATTGAACTTGAAAATAATGAAGATGGGGAAGATGGGGACGACGGTCCATATGGACCAAAGAAAAGGAAACGCACATCTACGGTATGGACTAATTTTAAAGAGATTGTTCTTCCAGATGGGTCGCTGAAGGTTGAATGTATTTATTGCAAACGTCAAATGTCATATTCTAAGGCTGGTCCTACATCACATTTACTTAGGCATGGTAAAGGTTGTTTGCAGAAGAAACTTAGTGAGAAAGGGCAGAAAAATCTAAGTATAGTGACAACCATATCGGAGACAGAATCTATTAGTGCGGTGCATAACTTCAAATATGATCAAGCAAAAATCAGAGAAATTGTATCTCACATGATTATTGTTCATGAATTACCATTCGCCTTTGCAGAATATGAATTGTTCAACTTATTGATGAAAAATGCTAGTCCACATTATCAAAAGATCAGTCGTGCCACAACCAAAAAAGATGTTATCAGTTCTTATGAAATAGAGAAGAAAAAATTACTGGCAGAACTAAAGGATGTAAACAGGGTTAGTGTGACTACTGATTTATGGAGGTCTGATCAAAAAATTTCATATATGGTCGTCACTTGTCATTATGTGGATTCAAGTTGGAATTTGCAGAAacgaaatttgaatttttgtgaagtCCCTCCACCTCATACAGGAATTGTTGTTTGTGATGTGTTACACAAGTGTTTGGTTGAATGGGGACTTGAAAACAAGGTGTGGACAGTCACAGTTGATAATGCCGCGTACAATGATGTAGCTGTTCGAATGCTCAAAGAGAATCTCTCTTACAAAAATAGTCTTCCTCTTGGTGGAAAATTGTTTCACGTCAGATGTTGTGCGCATATCTTGAATCTTTTGGTACAAGATGGACTTTCGGAGATCCAAAATATAATTTCCAATGTGCGTGAGAGTGTGAAACACATATCTGCCTCGGAGTCCCGTATTAATATTTTCAGTGACATTGCAAAGCAGTTGCAATTATCTTCAAAGAAACTAGTGATGGATTGTTGCACTAGGTGGAATGCGACATATTGCATGTTGTCTACTGCTCTAGAGTTCAAAGATATCTTTCCAAGATATCAACAAAGGGATGCTAGTTATAACTCTTTGCCAAGTGAGGATGATTGGGAGAAAGTTCGTGTCGTTTGTTCTTTTCTTGAAGAATTTAATGAAGTTACCCACATCATTTCAG GTTCAAAATATCCAACTTCGAATTTGTTTCTTCCTGAACTTTATAACATAAAAAAGCTGTTGAACGAGAAAAATGTGGGTGAAGGCAGTTTCATGAATGATATGAGAAATAAGATGAAGAGGAAATTCGATAAGTATTGGGGTGAGTGTAACTTGTTAATATCTATAGCAGCTGTATTAGATCCAAGGAATAAGATGAAGTTGATTGAATGGTGTTTTCCAGAGATATATTCTGAAGTTGATGCAATTGAGAACATCATTACAGTTCGTGAGACATTGCGTTCACTATATAGTGAATATGTTGAGGCTCACAAAACAAATATCACTGAAAATGATGTCTCAAGTGGTACTCAAAAAGAAATTTCTAGTGGTCTAAGTATTGTTAGTGGAAAAGGAAAGGGTAAAGTGAGGACTCAATTTGCAAACTATATTAAGAATGTTGATAGTGTGGAGCAAGTGAAATCTGAACTTGAAGTGTATTTTGAGGAAGGAGTTGTATTttgtgaagatgatgatgaattTGATGCATTGTCATGGTGGAAGTTGAACAACTTAAAGTTTAGGATTTTGTCAAGGATGGCGTGTGAGGTACTATCAATTCCAGTAACTTCTGTAGCTTCTGAATCAGCGTTCAGTGCGGGTGGTAGAGTGATTGATACATATCGTGCCAATTTGGGAGTAGAGACGGTTCAAATGTTGCTTTGTGCAGAAGATTGGTTACGTGCCCGCTACCAAAtcaagagaaaagaaaag GAAAATTCAGGACTTAAAGAGATTCATTTCACTTAA